The genome window AGCTTGACCGTCATTTTTTCTTCTCCCGCTACAGCATAGTTATACATGGAACCTTGCTGGGACTCGAAGGTAATCGTCGTCTTTGGGGTTTCAGTGACCGGGTCCGTAGTGACTGTCCCGGGATCGGGAGTCGTCGGAGTGACCGTGGTCGGGGGGTTTGGTTGCTGGGCAATCGGCGAAGTGGCAGCTCCACCACCATTCCCAGGGGAGACCATTTCAGCACCTGGGGTTACGGATCCACTCGGTACAGGCGGCTGTGTCATCGTTCCACCATTGCTATTGACAACAGCTATGTAGATGACGCCAATGATCAAGGCAATAAACAGGACGAGCAAGGTCTTGGTTACCCATCGACCTGCCTGCAATGGACTGTTGGTCGACGCCACTCGGCGACGGCGCAACCTTTCCACTTGTTCTGTTGGAGGCTGGGCCGGCAAATCGGACTGGAAGTGATTCATGATGTGATTCGGGTCGAGACCAACGGCTTCCGCATAGCTTTTGATGAACGCACGCGCGTAAAAGTGGCCGGGGAGTACATGAAAATGGCCCCTTTCAATGGCTTCCAAATAACGTTTCTGTATCTTCGTGATACGTTGAACGTCATCGAGCGTGATTCCCTTTTCCTCGCGGGCCCTTTGTAGTACTTGACCAAGCTCAGACACAGCTGCCCCTCCTTAATTCATTTCAAAATTATCAAAGCCGCGATTATTGATCAATTCGTAGGTAATTTCCTCTTCCGGATGGTGACGCAGTTCAATTATGTAATGAAAATCAGATAGCTCGTACTCTGACTCCCTTACAAAGATATCCGGATGCTCAATAATCTTGGCGGCAGGGAAATTCATGATTTCCCGAAGCAAAGTGTAATGCTTTTCCGTAGAACGCAGCGTGGACACAATGCCATCTATCAAATATACATGATCAGTAGACAATTCATCAATGGCTAGTGAGCTACGAACCGTTTGACGCAGAAGTGTCGAGGAAATAAACGTCCATCGCTTATTGGCGGAGACGCTGGCTGCGATCATCGATTCTGTTTTTCCCACGCGAGGCATTCCTCGAATCCCGATCAATTGATGGCCTTCTTTTTTCAAGATTTCAGCCATGAAGTCGACCAAGAGGCCCAGTTCATCCCGAACGAAGCGAAACGTTTTCTTGTCTTCGCTGTCACGCTCGATATAGCGGCCATGGCGAACAGCCAGTCGATCGAGCATGGTTGGTGGACGCAACCTCGTTATGGTTATGTTGTCCATTTTTTGGACAACGTTGCGCAATACCTCAATTTTTTCATCGTCGTCCGTTAAAAGTAACATGCCTCTTCGCATGGTATCGACACCGTTAATCGTCACGATGTTAATGTTCAACATACCCAGAATAGAAGCGACGTCCCCAAGGAGCCCGGGACGGTTACGGGCGATTTCGTACTCCATATACCATTCTTTTTTTGCTTCCATATGCATTCCTCTCCGACATACAGATTCTCTTCTTATGTAGTATATCACGTTCCCATCAATCGACAATCCGGGAAAAGAAAAATCCCCAAAATAGGGGATTTAAGGGCTAATTGCCACGACCGACGTTCTCAGGGTTTTGAACAAGTTTCACCATCAGCGAAGCCAGTGCTTGCTGCTGCTGTTGATCTCCTGCATCCCACAGCTGCTTTAGCAGGCGCTCTTGATCATTTTTCGGATCCACTTGCTCTGAGAGGTAACCACCGATTTGGTAAGCTACATTTTGCAGCGTTTCGCTCTCCATACCCGCTTGTGTCGCTTGCGCTACTCGTTCACCGAGAAACTCTTTCCAGTCGCGAAAATTGTCAAGAACTGACATATGGAAATTCCCTCCTTAAATACGTTGCGGACAAGATTGCTGCCCACACAGAGGTAGAATTCCACCAAATCTCGGGATTTATGCAGATGAGCAAGCGAATCCTCAGGTGTACCAGCCGCCATTTGGACTGATGATTTGGCCTGTGACGTAGCTTGCCTCCCGCGAGAGCAAAAAGCATACGACAGCGGCAACTTCGCTAGGCAAGCCCAGCCGGTTTGCCGGGATCTCTTCGGCAATCATCTCTAATTCATCGGGGGAAAAGCGTTCCATCATGCCCCCTCGAATGGCACCTGGTGCAACCGCATTTACCGTAATCCCGTTAGGGGCGAGCTCCTTTGCCAGCGCTTTGGTAAACGTATTGACAGCACCTTTGGTAAGCGAGTAGAGCACCTCACAAGATCCTCCTGTCATTCCCCAGATCGAAGAAATGTTGACGATGCGTCCATAACGTTCGCGCAGCATGGCAGAAAGCCCCGCTTGACTGACGAGAAAAGCGGAGCGAACATTTGCAGCCACGAGTTCGTCAAACTGGCTAAGCGTCACATCGGAAAAGAGGCCAATATGGTCCGCAGAAGCATTGTTGACGATCAGCAACGGGGGAACTGGCAATTGCTCAAACATCATGCTGATTTGCAATGGATCACGCAAATCGGCTTGGAGCTTGACTGCCGGTACTCCGAGCTGCTGACACAGCGCCAGGAGTCCATTCAGTTTTTGTTCGGATTGATGGTAATGCAGGTAAAGCGGAACTCCTGCGTGAGCCAGGCCACTGGCGATCGCTTGCCCAAGCTCACCGGAAGCACCTGTTACCAACGCCCAGGGCGTCTGTTGATTCATCCTCTTTCACTACTCCTGTGGCGAAGCGGAACGAACAATCGAAACAGCCATTTGTTCGATGACAAAATGCTCATTCAGACGTTTTTCCACATCCTCGCGCGTGATCGACTCCAACGTCGGCACCACAGAAAAGAGATCGTTGTCGTTAAATTTGAAGCTGGTGAATTGATTCGCAATGAACTCTACGGAGTTGAGCGAACGCAGGAAGTTGCCGATTTTCTTCCGTTTGGCACGTTCAAAATCATCCTGATCAATTCCTTTTTGCTTCAACTGTTCGATCTCCGTTTGAATGGTCTGCACCAAGCGCTCCGGATCGGGCGTATCTCCCCCCAAAATGGTGTACGCGTAATCCTTCTCGCTGCTGTAGTCAAAATCAAAGCTTTCCGTGATCAGCTCGCTATCGTACAGTCGTTCGTAGATCGCGGAGCTGGTGCCGAACGCGATGTCCAATAACAGTTTAGTGGTGAGTTCCCTTTTTAACAAGGCTTCTTTCGTAAGGCCGAGCTCCCGTTCCTTGATCCCTATCATGCATTTTGGCAAGCCAACGGTCAGATTCGCTTCGATTTTTGCTTGCGCAGGTTCGGGCTGCTCCGTCGGAAACAACCGGGTGATTTGCGGAGTAGGTGGAAACTCTTTTCCAGACTGGTTTTGGCGGATCAATTGCATGATGGACTCTGGGTCAAATGAGCCGACGACCAGAAGCACCATATTTGCAGGATGATAAAAAGTCTCATAGCATTGATACAGGTATTCTTTGGTGATGTGAGAGATCGTTTCAATCGTGCCGGCGATCTCAATGTTGATCGGATAATCTTTGTACATGGCCTTCAGAAGGTTCATGTAGACCTTCCAGTCCGGATTGTCATCGTACATCGTGATTTCCTGGCCAATGATCCCTTTTTCCTTTTCCACACTGGCATCCGTAAAGTACGGATCCTGTACGTAATCCAGCAGCAAATTCAGGTTGTCATCCAATTTATCTGTGCAAGAGAACAGATAAGCGGTCCGGTTAAAGCTCGTAAACGCATTGCAGGATGCTCCATTTTTACTAAACTCGTGCATGACATCCCGATCTTTTTTCTCAAACATCTTGTGCTCGAGAAAGTGAGCGATCCCGTCTGGAACATTGATCTCCTCTCCAGCACGGGTGCGGAAGTGACTGTCAATGGAACCGTACTTCGTCGTGAAGACCGCATACGTTTTGCTAAAGCCCTGCTTCGGTACCAAATATACCTGCAGGCCATTCGGTAACGTCTCGTTGTATACCGTTTCGTTGACTTGCTCAAATCTGGTCGTCTGCATCGTCACGCCTCTCCCTTCTTGTCGCGGAGCAGATAAATCGTATCGATCTCCACTTTGGCAGCCACATTTTTGATATCTTCAATCGTCGCCGTCTCAATTCCTCGCAACAATTCATCCAGCTGCCGTTTGCGTCCACTGACCAATCCGTTGTAGGTAAACTCGATCATGCCCCGTGCACTGTCCAGCAGTTCTCGGAATTGATTGGAGAGCGTTGCCTTCGTCTGGCTCATTTCTTCCTCGGAAATGTTTCCCTGACTCATGGATTCCATCTGCTGCTTAATGATTTCAACAGCTCTCTGGTACTTGTTGACCTCGATGCCCGACATGATCATCATGATCCCTTTGTGGCTTTCCAAACGGGATACCGCATAATAGGCCAAGCTTTCCTTTTCGCGTACATTGACGAACAGCTTCGAGTGAGGGAATCCGCCCAGGACGCCGTTGTACATGAGTAAAGCAGGGTAATCGTCATCCTTGTAGGTGATATTTGTTCGGCAGCCAATATTGAGTTTGGCCTGATTGACATCCAAACGATCGATGACTTCCCGCTCGTTCGCGATTTGCTTGGATGCATTGCTGATATCCAGCGATTGCACATCAGAACGTTCCAGTGAAACATGCTTCGAAATGGCCTGCTCGACAACCTGCGGCTTCACATCGCCGACCACGAACATATTGATTGGATTGCTTGCCGTAATTTCTTTGAAATATCGATACAGCTCTTGGCCAGTAATGGCAGGCAGATCTTTCACATTCCCCTGAACAAGCAACGAAAAGGGCTCACCTTTGCACATTTCTTCTGTGACCCGTTGGTTGGCATATTTCATCTTGTCATCAATCAGGCTTTCCACACGCTTGCGCAGCGTTTCTTTTTCCTGCGCGACGTATTTCTCCAGAAAAGATCCGTTTTCCACATGCGGCCTGACGAGCATATCACCGACAAACTGAATGGCCTGCTCGAGCAGCGAATCCTCCTGTGACAAGTACTTTTCGTTCGGCACTTCCATATAGATCTGGAGAATTTGCCTCTCGCCTTTTTTGGTAACGTCTACATCAAAGATCGCCCCATATAGAAAATCGAGGTGAGCACGCAGCAGCTTCGTCTCGGGAAAACGTGCGCTTGCCCTCTTCATCACCATAGCGAGTAAGGCTGTCTTGGTCACGGTCTCCTCGGAAAGAGCTTGCTCAATCATTGTCACGATCGTTGTGGTTTTAAATTTGCCTGTTGGCAAGATATGTACGTTCATCCCATTGATCTGGGTACTTTGAAACGCGATTTCCGTTATGTTCGCACTCATCGCTCAATCTCCCTTCTCTTCAGCGTACTCTCCTCTATTGTAACCAATTGACAGGCCATCAAGCATGTGAAACTTCTCACCGAACTGCATTTTCCCAGAAAAAGAAAAAAAGGA of Brevibacillus choshinensis contains these proteins:
- the yfmF gene encoding EF-P 5-aminopentanol modification-associated protein YfmF, encoding MSANITEIAFQSTQINGMNVHILPTGKFKTTTIVTMIEQALSEETVTKTALLAMVMKRASARFPETKLLRAHLDFLYGAIFDVDVTKKGERQILQIYMEVPNEKYLSQEDSLLEQAIQFVGDMLVRPHVENGSFLEKYVAQEKETLRKRVESLIDDKMKYANQRVTEEMCKGEPFSLLVQGNVKDLPAITGQELYRYFKEITASNPINMFVVGDVKPQVVEQAISKHVSLERSDVQSLDISNASKQIANEREVIDRLDVNQAKLNIGCRTNITYKDDDYPALLMYNGVLGGFPHSKLFVNVREKESLAYYAVSRLESHKGIMMIMSGIEVNKYQRAVEIIKQQMESMSQGNISEEEMSQTKATLSNQFRELLDSARGMIEFTYNGLVSGRKRQLDELLRGIETATIEDIKNVAAKVEIDTIYLLRDKKGEA
- the yfmH gene encoding EF-P 5-aminopentanol modification-associated protein YfmH; translated protein: MQTTRFEQVNETVYNETLPNGLQVYLVPKQGFSKTYAVFTTKYGSIDSHFRTRAGEEINVPDGIAHFLEHKMFEKKDRDVMHEFSKNGASCNAFTSFNRTAYLFSCTDKLDDNLNLLLDYVQDPYFTDASVEKEKGIIGQEITMYDDNPDWKVYMNLLKAMYKDYPINIEIAGTIETISHITKEYLYQCYETFYHPANMVLLVVGSFDPESIMQLIRQNQSGKEFPPTPQITRLFPTEQPEPAQAKIEANLTVGLPKCMIGIKERELGLTKEALLKRELTTKLLLDIAFGTSSAIYERLYDSELITESFDFDYSSEKDYAYTILGGDTPDPERLVQTIQTEIEQLKQKGIDQDDFERAKRKKIGNFLRSLNSVEFIANQFTSFKFNDNDLFSVVPTLESITREDVEKRLNEHFVIEQMAVSIVRSASPQE
- a CDS encoding YmfK family protein, with protein sequence MEAKKEWYMEYEIARNRPGLLGDVASILGMLNINIVTINGVDTMRRGMLLLTDDDEKIEVLRNVVQKMDNITITRLRPPTMLDRLAVRHGRYIERDSEDKKTFRFVRDELGLLVDFMAEILKKEGHQLIGIRGMPRVGKTESMIAASVSANKRWTFISSTLLRQTVRSSLAIDELSTDHVYLIDGIVSTLRSTEKHYTLLREIMNFPAAKIIEHPDIFVRESEYELSDFHYIIELRHHPEEEITYELINNRGFDNFEMN
- the ymfI gene encoding elongation factor P 5-aminopentanone reductase is translated as MNQQTPWALVTGASGELGQAIASGLAHAGVPLYLHYHQSEQKLNGLLALCQQLGVPAVKLQADLRDPLQISMMFEQLPVPPLLIVNNASADHIGLFSDVTLSQFDELVAANVRSAFLVSQAGLSAMLRERYGRIVNISSIWGMTGGSCEVLYSLTKGAVNTFTKALAKELAPNGITVNAVAPGAIRGGMMERFSPDELEMIAEEIPANRLGLPSEVAAVVCFLLSREASYVTGQIISPNGGWYT
- a CDS encoding DUF3243 domain-containing protein, giving the protein MSVLDNFRDWKEFLGERVAQATQAGMESETLQNVAYQIGGYLSEQVDPKNDQERLLKQLWDAGDQQQQQALASLMVKLVQNPENVGRGN
- a CDS encoding helix-turn-helix domain-containing protein, whose protein sequence is MSELGQVLQRAREEKGITLDDVQRITKIQKRYLEAIERGHFHVLPGHFYARAFIKSYAEAVGLDPNHIMNHFQSDLPAQPPTEQVERLRRRRVASTNSPLQAGRWVTKTLLVLFIALIIGVIYIAVVNSNGGTMTQPPVPSGSVTPGAEMVSPGNGGGAATSPIAQQPNPPTTVTPTTPDPGTVTTDPVTETPKTTITFESQQGSMYNYAVAGEEKMTVKLKIKDDRSWFGISEGKGKKYVEEGELKKGEEKTIELGKSAYVRLGKPMTVELTVNGVLVDTSKMKSMPSNITLKMKETVTQ